In one Phyllostomus discolor isolate MPI-MPIP mPhyDis1 chromosome 8, mPhyDis1.pri.v3, whole genome shotgun sequence genomic region, the following are encoded:
- the LOC114502580 gene encoding zinc finger protein 177-like isoform X1 — translation MPATDLPLWVVFLKTFPVSVKRSERGERVMTGCLMHYSQNSAWSAGSHRGGRMDAELLTTWSQDLVTFEEVAVDFSPKEWALLSLAQKILYRDVMMETLRHVASVGYYLCKHSLVTEVEQEELRTEERRNLQVEPDLQISCSVSDSATQLKPKHVIPMQDVAGEKTSNGIKMATTCPGEKSLESDHCRKFFRKNCPLIGTRYHKGEKCCKYKEYGKDFGCSLTLQSHVNTRTKEKIFDFNDCDKAFNQEASLREHFRTPTGERLYEYNQYLASLSLQPSFLVHVQKPTGERLYDCSDSGKRSSHSVHEKLCTVEESSKHNEQEKVFMGPWSLQKCVRPPAGEKPFQCSDCGKIFIFHSSLKKHVRSHTGEKPYECDHCGKFFSQSSHLNVHRRTHTGEKPYDCKECGKAFTVPSSLQKHMRTHTGEKPYECSDCGKAFIDQSSLKKHRRSHTGEKPYECNQCGKSFSTGSYLIVHKRTHTGEKTYECKDCGKAFRNSSCLRVHVRTHTGEKPYKCVHCGKAFSTSTNLIMHKRIHTGPKLYE, via the exons ATGCCAGCCACTGATCTCCCCTTGTG GGTTGTCTTTCTTAAGACTTTTCCTGTCTCCGTGAAGAGAAGTGAGAGGGGGGAAAGGGTTATGACTGGATGTCTGATGCATTATTCTCAG AACTCTGCCTGGTCAGCAGGGAGTCACAGAGGAGGCAGAATGGATGCGGAATTGCTGACAACTTGGTCACAG GACTTGGTGACCTTTGAGGAAGTGGCAGTGGACTTCTCCCCAAAGGAGTGGGCACTGCTGAGCCTTGCTCAGAAAATCCTGTACAGAGATGTGATGATGGAGACCTTGAGGCATGTGGCCTCTGTGG GGTATTATCTCTGCAAACACAGTCTGGTAACTGAAGTAGAGCAGGAAGAGCTGaggacagaagaaagaagaaatctcCAAGTTGAGCCAGATCTCCAAATCTCCTGTTCAG TTTCAGACTCAGCTACTCAACTTAAACCAAAACATGTAATTCCTATGCAGGATGTTGCTGGGGAAAAGACTTCCAATGGCATAAAAATG GCAACAACTTGCCCTGGTGAGAAATCCTTGGAATCTGATCACTGTAGAAAATTCTTCAGAAAGAACTGTCCCCTTATTGGTACAAGGTATCACAAGGGAGAAAAATGCTGCAAATACAAAGAATATGGGAAAGACTTTGGCTGTTCCTTAACTCTTCAGAGTCATGTGAATACTCGCACCAAAGAGAAAATTTTCGACTTTAATGATTGTGACAAAGCTTTCAATCAAGAGGCCTCCCTTAGGGAGCACTTCAGAACTCCCACTGGAGAGAGACTTTATGAGTATAATCAGTATCTTGCGTCTCTCAGTTTACAGCCTTCCTTTTTGGTGCATGTGCAAAAACCTACTGGAGAGAGACTGTATGACTGCAGTGACTCTGGAAAAAGATCTTCCCACAGTGTGCATGAGAAATTGTGTACTGTGGAAGAAAGCTCAAAACATAACGAACAGGAGAAGGTTTTCATGGGCCCCTGGTCCCTTCAGAAATGTGTGAGACCTCCCGCTGGAGAGAAACCTTTTCAATGTAGTGACTGTGGGAAAATCTTCATCTTTCACTCCTCCCTCAAGAAACACGTGAGATcacacactggagagaaaccttatgagtGTGATCATTGTGGAAAATTCTTCAGCCAGAGCTCTCATCTTAATGTGCACAGAAGAAcacacactggagagaaaccctatgactGTAAGGAATGTGGCAAGGCTTTCACCGTGCCCTCATCCTTGCAAAAACACATGAGaacccacactggagagaagccctatgagtgCAGTGACTGTGGAAAGGCCTTTATTGATCAGTCATCCCTTAAGAAACATCGACGctctcacactggagagaagccttatgagtGTAATCAGTGTGGAAAATCCTTCAGCACAGGCTCTTACCTTATTGTGCACAAGAGGACGCACACTGGAGAGAAAACCTATGAATGTAAAGACTGTGGGAAGGCCTTTAGGAATTCCTCTTGCCTGCGGGTCCATGTGAGGACTCACACAGGGGAAAAGCCCTATAAATGTGTTCATTGTGGAAAAGCATTCAGCACCAGCACTAACCTTATAATGCACAAGCGAATACATACAGGGCCAAAGCTATATGAATGA
- the LOC114502580 gene encoding zinc finger protein 177-like isoform X2 yields the protein MVEVNSAWSAGSHRGGRMDAELLTTWSQDLVTFEEVAVDFSPKEWALLSLAQKILYRDVMMETLRHVASVGYYLCKHSLVTEVEQEELRTEERRNLQVEPDLQISCSVSDSATQLKPKHVIPMQDVAGEKTSNGIKMATTCPGEKSLESDHCRKFFRKNCPLIGTRYHKGEKCCKYKEYGKDFGCSLTLQSHVNTRTKEKIFDFNDCDKAFNQEASLREHFRTPTGERLYEYNQYLASLSLQPSFLVHVQKPTGERLYDCSDSGKRSSHSVHEKLCTVEESSKHNEQEKVFMGPWSLQKCVRPPAGEKPFQCSDCGKIFIFHSSLKKHVRSHTGEKPYECDHCGKFFSQSSHLNVHRRTHTGEKPYDCKECGKAFTVPSSLQKHMRTHTGEKPYECSDCGKAFIDQSSLKKHRRSHTGEKPYECNQCGKSFSTGSYLIVHKRTHTGEKTYECKDCGKAFRNSSCLRVHVRTHTGEKPYKCVHCGKAFSTSTNLIMHKRIHTGPKLYE from the exons ATGGTGGAAGTG AACTCTGCCTGGTCAGCAGGGAGTCACAGAGGAGGCAGAATGGATGCGGAATTGCTGACAACTTGGTCACAG GACTTGGTGACCTTTGAGGAAGTGGCAGTGGACTTCTCCCCAAAGGAGTGGGCACTGCTGAGCCTTGCTCAGAAAATCCTGTACAGAGATGTGATGATGGAGACCTTGAGGCATGTGGCCTCTGTGG GGTATTATCTCTGCAAACACAGTCTGGTAACTGAAGTAGAGCAGGAAGAGCTGaggacagaagaaagaagaaatctcCAAGTTGAGCCAGATCTCCAAATCTCCTGTTCAG TTTCAGACTCAGCTACTCAACTTAAACCAAAACATGTAATTCCTATGCAGGATGTTGCTGGGGAAAAGACTTCCAATGGCATAAAAATG GCAACAACTTGCCCTGGTGAGAAATCCTTGGAATCTGATCACTGTAGAAAATTCTTCAGAAAGAACTGTCCCCTTATTGGTACAAGGTATCACAAGGGAGAAAAATGCTGCAAATACAAAGAATATGGGAAAGACTTTGGCTGTTCCTTAACTCTTCAGAGTCATGTGAATACTCGCACCAAAGAGAAAATTTTCGACTTTAATGATTGTGACAAAGCTTTCAATCAAGAGGCCTCCCTTAGGGAGCACTTCAGAACTCCCACTGGAGAGAGACTTTATGAGTATAATCAGTATCTTGCGTCTCTCAGTTTACAGCCTTCCTTTTTGGTGCATGTGCAAAAACCTACTGGAGAGAGACTGTATGACTGCAGTGACTCTGGAAAAAGATCTTCCCACAGTGTGCATGAGAAATTGTGTACTGTGGAAGAAAGCTCAAAACATAACGAACAGGAGAAGGTTTTCATGGGCCCCTGGTCCCTTCAGAAATGTGTGAGACCTCCCGCTGGAGAGAAACCTTTTCAATGTAGTGACTGTGGGAAAATCTTCATCTTTCACTCCTCCCTCAAGAAACACGTGAGATcacacactggagagaaaccttatgagtGTGATCATTGTGGAAAATTCTTCAGCCAGAGCTCTCATCTTAATGTGCACAGAAGAAcacacactggagagaaaccctatgactGTAAGGAATGTGGCAAGGCTTTCACCGTGCCCTCATCCTTGCAAAAACACATGAGaacccacactggagagaagccctatgagtgCAGTGACTGTGGAAAGGCCTTTATTGATCAGTCATCCCTTAAGAAACATCGACGctctcacactggagagaagccttatgagtGTAATCAGTGTGGAAAATCCTTCAGCACAGGCTCTTACCTTATTGTGCACAAGAGGACGCACACTGGAGAGAAAACCTATGAATGTAAAGACTGTGGGAAGGCCTTTAGGAATTCCTCTTGCCTGCGGGTCCATGTGAGGACTCACACAGGGGAAAAGCCCTATAAATGTGTTCATTGTGGAAAAGCATTCAGCACCAGCACTAACCTTATAATGCACAAGCGAATACATACAGGGCCAAAGCTATATGAATGA